The following coding sequences lie in one Bacteroidota bacterium genomic window:
- a CDS encoding AAA family ATPase — MSIDNIRQFIKEKAEQFGAKTDNEFNKPYVERNNTGQEALKDNGAYFGFIHPEEEASGPFHDFSLTIFPNDQNKPWLVCLGIGSSGFKNDYELATYPGLRRLFSKLTDERGFCKSDFSDIDTSLPKSITGNPDLQHIKNTIKTYSKVLPVCQIVDDPESDEGKQIITAFVAGYAKLRDWPSNKDHRKAVSEALEPFLKSETIDEAEEVKNLLNERKYIVLQGPPGTGKTRTAKSVAKKIGAKTFFTQFHAETSYSDFIFGIRPDTDNEELRYKENLGSFSKALKYAVEHSNEQVILIIDEINRANLSNVLGPIFYLFEHKMDVSNVEIEIAPNFKVEKLPENFFVIATMNTADRSLAVVDFALRRRFAWYTLKPKTIKSRQFFNEDFARIQEIFDWYASSTELNLQPGQGYFIADSEEEMKNRIRYEIFPLIKEYLQEGLLRNAKEEFNNYFSNRINLSLFE, encoded by the coding sequence ATGAGTATAGATAACATTAGACAATTCATAAAAGAAAAAGCTGAACAATTCGGTGCAAAGACAGACAACGAATTCAATAAGCCTTATGTTGAACGAAATAATACCGGGCAAGAAGCACTCAAAGACAACGGAGCTTATTTTGGATTTATTCACCCAGAAGAGGAAGCGTCAGGTCCTTTCCACGACTTTTCATTGACCATTTTTCCAAACGACCAAAACAAACCCTGGTTAGTTTGTCTTGGGATTGGTTCTAGTGGTTTTAAGAATGACTACGAACTCGCAACCTATCCTGGACTTAGAAGATTATTTTCGAAACTGACAGACGAAAGAGGATTTTGCAAATCAGACTTTTCTGACATAGACACTAGTCTGCCAAAATCAATCACTGGTAACCCAGACTTACAACACATAAAAAATACCATTAAAACTTACAGCAAAGTTTTACCAGTTTGCCAAATCGTTGACGACCCAGAAAGTGATGAAGGAAAACAAATTATTACAGCCTTTGTCGCAGGTTATGCGAAACTTAGAGACTGGCCTTCCAACAAAGACCATAGAAAGGCAGTTTCAGAAGCTTTAGAGCCATTTTTAAAGTCAGAAACAATTGATGAAGCAGAAGAAGTGAAAAATCTCTTAAACGAAAGAAAGTACATTGTTCTTCAAGGACCTCCAGGAACTGGTAAAACAAGAACAGCAAAAAGTGTTGCAAAAAAAATAGGTGCAAAAACCTTCTTTACTCAATTTCACGCTGAGACAAGTTACTCCGATTTTATTTTTGGCATTCGTCCTGACACAGATAACGAAGAACTGAGATATAAAGAAAATTTAGGCAGCTTCTCCAAGGCTTTAAAATATGCTGTTGAACACAGCAATGAGCAAGTCATCTTAATCATTGACGAAATAAACAGAGCTAATCTTTCCAATGTATTAGGACCTATTTTTTATTTATTCGAACACAAAATGGATGTCTCGAATGTTGAAATTGAAATAGCTCCCAATTTCAAAGTAGAAAAACTGCCTGAAAACTTTTTTGTTATTGCCACAATGAACACAGCTGACAGAAGTTTGGCCGTTGTTGACTTTGCACTAAGAAGACGTTTTGCCTGGTACACACTAAAGCCAAAAACCATAAAGTCGAGACAGTTTTTTAACGAAGACTTTGCCAGGATTCAAGAAATATTTGACTGGTATGCCTCAAGTACAGAATTGAACTTACAACCTGGTCAAGGCTACTTCATTGCAGACTCCGAAGAGGAAATGAAAAATCGTATTCGCTATGAAATATTTCCTTTGATTAAAGAATATTTACAAGAAGGTCTTTTGCGAAATGCTAAAGAAGAGTTCAATAACTATTTCTCAAATAGAATAAATCTATCACTTTTCGAATGA
- a CDS encoding SDR family oxidoreductase produces the protein MRLKDKIALITGSARGIGQATAELFHKEGAIVIVSDIRDEEGNAVVKKLKTNADYLHLDVGSEENWLKATEYITKNYGRLDILVNNAGITGFLESSGPWDAENSDLNSWEEVHKVNSTGVMLGCKYAIRLMKDKGGSIVNISSRSGVGGIPGAVAYASSKASVRNHTKSVALYCAENGYKIRCNSVHPAAIMTPMWDAMLGEGEQRQRIIEDVEIGIPMGHFGEPIDVAYGILYLASDESKYVTGIELTIDGGILAGSEAKPNK, from the coding sequence ATGAGATTAAAAGATAAAATAGCATTAATAACAGGTTCTGCTCGTGGAATAGGACAGGCAACTGCTGAACTCTTTCACAAAGAAGGAGCTATTGTAATCGTTTCTGACATTAGGGACGAAGAAGGAAATGCTGTTGTGAAAAAATTAAAAACAAATGCTGACTATTTACATTTGGACGTTGGAAGTGAAGAGAATTGGTTAAAAGCAACCGAGTACATTACTAAAAATTACGGTCGACTTGACATCTTAGTAAATAATGCAGGAATAACAGGGTTCTTAGAATCATCGGGACCTTGGGACGCTGAAAACTCAGATTTGAATTCTTGGGAAGAAGTTCACAAAGTAAACTCAACAGGTGTTATGCTTGGCTGTAAATACGCTATCAGACTTATGAAAGACAAAGGCGGAAGTATAGTAAACATTTCTTCAAGGAGCGGTGTAGGGGGAATTCCAGGTGCTGTTGCATATGCTTCAAGTAAAGCATCCGTTAGAAATCACACAAAAAGTGTAGCCTTATATTGTGCAGAAAATGGATATAAGATTAGATGTAACAGCGTTCATCCAGCAGCTATTATGACACCAATGTGGGACGCTATGTTAGGAGAAGGAGAACAAAGACAAAGAATCATTGAAGATGTTGAAATTGGTATTCCAATGGGACACTTTGGAGAACCAATTGATGTTGCATATGGAATCTTGTATTTAGCAAGTGACGAAAGCAAATATGTAACAGGCATTGAATTGACAATAGACGGTGGAATTTTAGCAGGAAGTGAAGCAAAACCAAATAAATAA
- the gcvT gene encoding glycine cleavage system aminomethyltransferase GcvT: MKRTALYHRHVAMGGKMVPFAGFEMPVQFEGVNVEHETVRRALGVFDVSHMGEFWVEGPHAAELVQRLTTNDINALYDGKVQYSCFPNGKGGIVDDLLVYRFSPEQYLLVVNAANINKDWAWVNSQNHHGALLRNASDQTSQLAVQGPLALKAMQQLTDTPVEDMEYYTFKVLRFAGIDNVLFSTTGYTGAGGCEIYFDNKYADTIYDAVLKAGEAYGIKPIGLAARDTLRLEMGFCLYGNDIDDTTSPIEAGLGWITKFTEGNNFIDRELLAAQKANGVKRQLRGFVMEKGIPRQHYDICNEAGQKIGEVTSGTMSPMLKKGIGMGYVDSAYAKFDNTIYINIREKLLPATIVKLPFYKG, translated from the coding sequence ATGAAACGCACCGCACTCTATCACCGCCATGTGGCTATGGGCGGCAAAATGGTACCATTCGCCGGCTTCGAAATGCCGGTACAATTCGAAGGCGTGAACGTGGAGCACGAAACTGTGAGGCGTGCCCTCGGGGTATTCGACGTTTCGCACATGGGCGAATTCTGGGTGGAAGGTCCACATGCCGCCGAACTCGTTCAGAGGCTCACTACCAACGACATCAACGCCCTGTACGATGGTAAAGTACAATATTCGTGCTTCCCCAACGGAAAGGGAGGCATTGTGGACGACCTGCTGGTGTACCGCTTTTCGCCAGAGCAATATCTCCTGGTGGTTAATGCAGCCAATATCAACAAAGACTGGGCATGGGTGAACAGCCAGAACCACCATGGCGCGCTGCTGCGCAATGCCTCCGACCAAACCTCGCAGCTGGCCGTGCAGGGACCGCTGGCCCTCAAAGCCATGCAACAACTCACCGACACCCCGGTGGAAGACATGGAATACTACACTTTCAAGGTGCTGCGCTTTGCAGGCATCGACAATGTGCTGTTCAGTACCACCGGTTACACCGGAGCCGGAGGTTGCGAAATATATTTCGACAACAAGTATGCCGATACCATTTACGATGCCGTGCTCAAGGCCGGCGAAGCCTACGGCATCAAGCCCATTGGCCTGGCAGCACGCGACACCCTGCGCCTCGAAATGGGCTTCTGCCTCTATGGCAACGACATCGACGACACCACCTCACCCATCGAAGCCGGTCTTGGCTGGATCACCAAATTTACCGAAGGCAACAACTTCATCGACCGCGAACTGCTGGCCGCACAAAAAGCCAATGGCGTGAAACGACAGCTGCGCGGCTTCGTGATGGAAAAAGGCATCCCGCGCCAGCACTACGACATATGTAACGAGGCCGGACAAAAAATTGGTGAAGTAACCTCCGGAACCATGTCGCCCATGCTGAAAAAAGGCATCGGAATGGGGTATGTGGATAGCGCCTACGCCAAATTCGATAACACAATCTACATCAACATACGCGAAAAGCTGCTGCCTGCAACAATCGTCAAACTGCCCTTTTACAAAGGATAG